The following proteins are encoded in a genomic region of Dyadobacter sp. UC 10:
- a CDS encoding RagB/SusD family nutrient uptake outer membrane protein, with translation MKRYLIYLIPALLTMSCESKLDLTPVTNLTNATYYKTAEDAKAALGACYAAIGNLDPFADLVTTDDAIPFLTGAADRPQLWRYEITTANSFIAQYAGSFRGINRSNIVIDRLPGITMDEGLKTRYIAEARFLRALHYFNLVRWYGGVPIVTSETASLEGLEVEKASVQDVYKLIIDDLTAAENVLPVTYPATDVGRATKGAAMGMLAYVYITMAGTDRQSPHWAQAAAKLKQVIDSGVYDLHANFADAFALSARGGKENVFEVQYLTDVRGHGHGRGYGVRGALIYPSGGSGIARPTQSLFDLYPAGDARKPVTFLTSYTYNGTTTELSVTNPDFTKAVAFQKLWDKTAKTSGGEGTSIPVLRYSDLLLLYAEALNEVNNGPTAEAYAALNKVRTRAKLTALAGLTYQTFKEAVWLERRLELTFENKRRFDLLRTGRLLDAVKAETSFNRNPKIQPFHVLFPFPQSDTDANPKLKQNEGY, from the coding sequence ATGAAACGTTACCTCATATATCTGATTCCTGCCCTGCTGACGATGTCCTGCGAAAGCAAGCTCGACCTGACGCCCGTCACCAACCTGACAAATGCAACCTACTATAAAACTGCCGAAGACGCCAAAGCTGCATTAGGCGCCTGTTACGCCGCCATCGGCAACCTCGATCCGTTTGCCGACCTGGTGACGACCGACGACGCCATCCCGTTCCTTACGGGTGCCGCCGACCGTCCGCAGCTCTGGCGTTACGAAATCACGACGGCCAACTCCTTCATCGCCCAATACGCAGGCAGCTTCCGCGGTATCAACCGGTCGAATATTGTGATTGACAGGCTGCCGGGAATTACCATGGATGAAGGCTTGAAAACCCGCTATATCGCCGAAGCACGGTTTTTGCGGGCACTGCATTATTTCAATCTGGTGAGATGGTACGGCGGCGTACCGATTGTCACATCCGAAACTGCATCACTCGAAGGCCTCGAAGTGGAAAAAGCTTCTGTTCAGGATGTATACAAATTGATTATTGACGACCTGACTGCCGCTGAAAATGTGCTTCCCGTGACCTACCCTGCGACCGATGTGGGCCGCGCTACAAAAGGTGCTGCAATGGGAATGCTTGCTTATGTGTATATCACCATGGCCGGTACCGATCGCCAGTCTCCCCACTGGGCACAGGCGGCTGCAAAACTCAAACAGGTGATCGACTCCGGTGTGTATGACCTTCACGCCAATTTTGCCGATGCATTTGCGCTTTCGGCCAGAGGCGGCAAAGAGAATGTATTTGAAGTTCAATACCTTACAGATGTTCGGGGGCACGGCCATGGCAGAGGATACGGTGTGAGAGGCGCGCTCATTTACCCGAGCGGCGGCAGCGGTATTGCCCGCCCAACCCAAAGTTTGTTTGATCTTTATCCAGCCGGGGATGCCAGAAAACCGGTTACGTTTCTGACCTCCTATACCTACAATGGTACTACCACCGAGCTGTCGGTCACGAATCCGGATTTTACAAAAGCCGTTGCATTTCAAAAATTGTGGGATAAAACGGCGAAAACCAGCGGGGGCGAAGGAACCAGCATTCCAGTCCTGCGCTACTCCGATTTGCTTTTACTTTATGCAGAAGCTTTAAATGAAGTCAACAACGGACCAACTGCCGAAGCCTATGCCGCACTGAACAAAGTAAGAACGAGAGCGAAACTCACCGCACTCGCCGGCCTGACTTACCAGACTTTCAAAGAAGCGGTATGGCTGGAACGACGCCTGGAACTGACCTTCGAGAATAAACGACGGTTTGACCTGCTGCGTACAGGCAGGCTGCTCGACGCCGTAAAGGCCGAAACCAGCTTCAACCGGAACCCGAAGATCCAGCCATTTCACGTACTGTTCCCATTCCCGCAATCGGACACGGATGCAAATCCAAAACTGAAACAAAATGAGGGTTACTAA
- a CDS encoding TolB-like translocation protein, whose translation MKNCLVILLICTLAAAFSGMIYPEQNAPGGAAGIPIRKVASGKIIHRFHDTSPISPSGKYIALFRIPFEDHYPEAGDMGEVVLIDIATGKETVIERSFGWEMQVGANVQWGATDHELFYNQVDTSTWKAYTILHDPIRKTSRKWEGATFMVTPDGKQTASHNMINSVNAQSGYGVILPEKFRSKNSGVVNNDGLFVTDVKTGETKMIASIKRIFDEATPKIGIDDPENYEIYTFKAMWNAQGTRLMTCLIIKPKTGGPRKVALITIRPDGTEIRTAITTKQYSKGGHHMAWMPDGDHFSMNLEVDSTKNGLELITARYDGSEIKTVFSPGSGHPSFHPKGLPLIITDAYNHEKSVAKGDGIVPIRLMNTKTGKEILLANVRVPSVKDNSFRMDAHPTWDRTGRYVIFNGYDDNNRGVYIADLQKTIEELKP comes from the coding sequence ATGAAAAACTGTTTGGTAATCTTATTGATCTGCACGCTGGCAGCTGCGTTTTCGGGGATGATTTATCCGGAACAAAATGCCCCCGGCGGTGCGGCCGGCATTCCGATCCGGAAAGTAGCTTCGGGCAAGATCATTCACCGTTTTCACGATACCTCGCCTATCAGCCCGTCGGGTAAATACATTGCCTTGTTCCGCATCCCTTTCGAGGACCATTATCCCGAAGCTGGCGATATGGGTGAAGTAGTATTGATCGATATTGCAACTGGGAAGGAAACCGTCATTGAACGTTCGTTCGGCTGGGAAATGCAGGTCGGCGCGAACGTGCAGTGGGGTGCTACCGATCACGAATTATTTTACAATCAGGTAGATACGAGTACCTGGAAAGCCTACACGATCCTGCACGATCCGATCCGCAAAACTTCCCGGAAATGGGAAGGCGCGACATTCATGGTTACGCCCGACGGAAAACAGACGGCAAGCCACAATATGATCAACTCAGTGAATGCACAGTCTGGTTACGGGGTAATTCTCCCTGAGAAATTCCGCAGCAAAAATTCTGGCGTGGTTAATAACGATGGCCTTTTTGTAACGGATGTAAAAACGGGCGAAACCAAAATGATTGCGTCCATTAAACGGATTTTTGACGAAGCAACACCGAAAATCGGCATCGACGACCCGGAGAACTACGAGATCTACACATTTAAGGCCATGTGGAATGCGCAGGGCACCCGGCTGATGACCTGTCTGATCATTAAACCGAAAACGGGCGGCCCCAGAAAAGTAGCGCTCATCACGATCAGGCCGGACGGTACCGAAATCCGCACGGCGATTACCACGAAGCAATATTCAAAAGGCGGGCACCATATGGCCTGGATGCCCGACGGCGACCATTTTTCCATGAACCTGGAAGTGGATAGCACCAAAAACGGCCTCGAACTGATCACTGCCAGATACGACGGCTCCGAAATAAAAACCGTGTTCTCACCAGGCTCCGGCCACCCCAGTTTTCATCCGAAAGGACTCCCGCTGATCATTACCGACGCTTATAACCACGAAAAAAGTGTGGCAAAAGGAGATGGGATCGTGCCTATCCGCCTGATGAATACGAAGACCGGCAAGGAGATCCTTCTTGCGAATGTGAGGGTACCGAGCGTAAAAGACAATTCCTTCCGGATGGACGCCCACCCTACCTGGGACCGCACCGGCCGGTACGTGATTTTCAATGGCTACGACGACAATAACAGGGGCGTGTACATTGCCGACCTGCAAAAGACAATTGAAGAACTAAAACCTTAA